The following coding sequences are from one Gammaproteobacteria bacterium window:
- a CDS encoding thioredoxin fold domain-containing protein yields the protein MAFRNAVVLCLCLAWAAAPALAADDANRGGGMENPGHIEHPAWFKVSFLDIAEDIAEARDAGKHYVLYFYQDGCPYCKKLIEDNFGQFEIADYTQRHFDLVALDMFGSREVTGLDGAVISEKAFLKRHRVQATPTMIFFDMKGNIAFRMNGYYPPGKFFDVLQYVAEKQYYEMKYIDYLKQRPAREASGVLHSLEGAAKPPFDVRRLIDDSGKPLLVLFEQKQCLTCDELHGDILRREESAELLRLFRTAQVDIRGGGEVVTPEGATLEVPAWLESLNIRYVPTLLFFDTGANEAFRLEGYVKSFHIQSAMEYVALGAHAAQPDFQAFLRERTARFKARGIEVDILN from the coding sequence ATGGCGTTTCGCAACGCGGTTGTCTTGTGCCTGTGCCTGGCGTGGGCCGCTGCGCCCGCGCTGGCCGCCGACGACGCCAACCGCGGCGGCGGCATGGAGAACCCGGGGCACATCGAGCATCCGGCGTGGTTCAAGGTGTCGTTTCTCGACATCGCCGAAGACATCGCCGAGGCGCGCGACGCCGGCAAGCACTATGTGCTGTATTTCTACCAGGACGGCTGCCCGTACTGCAAGAAACTGATTGAGGACAACTTCGGCCAGTTTGAGATTGCCGACTACACGCAGCGCCATTTCGACCTGGTCGCGCTGGACATGTTCGGCTCGCGCGAGGTCACCGGCCTGGACGGCGCCGTCATCAGCGAGAAGGCGTTTCTGAAGCGCCACCGGGTGCAGGCGACGCCGACGATGATCTTCTTCGACATGAAGGGCAACATCGCCTTCCGGATGAACGGCTATTACCCGCCCGGCAAGTTTTTCGATGTGCTGCAATATGTCGCCGAAAAGCAGTACTACGAGATGAAGTACATAGACTACCTGAAACAGCGCCCGGCGCGCGAGGCGAGCGGCGTGCTGCACAGCCTGGAAGGCGCCGCAAAGCCGCCCTTTGATGTGCGGCGACTGATTGACGACAGCGGCAAGCCGCTGCTGGTGCTGTTTGAGCAGAAACAGTGCCTGACCTGCGACGAACTGCACGGCGACATCCTGCGCCGCGAGGAGAGCGCCGAATTGCTGCGCCTTTTCCGCACCGCCCAGGTGGATATTCGCGGCGGCGGCGAGGTGGTGACGCCCGAAGGCGCCACGCTCGAGGTGCCGGCGTGGCTGGAGTCGCTGAACATCCGTTATGTGCCGACACTGCTGTTTTTCGACACCGGCGCGAACGAGGCGTTCCGGCTGGAGGGCTATGTGAAATCGTTTCATATCCAGTCGGCGATGGAATATGTCGCCCTCGGCGCGCACGCCGCGCAGCCGGACTTTCAGGCGTTTCTGCGCGAGCGCACGGCGCGCTTCAAGGCGCGGGGCATTGAGGTGGATATCCTGAATTAG
- a CDS encoding Nif11-like leader peptide family natural product precursor codes for MSKYEAVSKFFDETRTNAYLRAALMETGSEDDVIEVAKKFGYDFTSADVTAAKEEKYGAVDDTAMSGIAGGAGVDYTVDPMRYWGTSRWDDYWRGYPDEGDRYSGRGRG; via the coding sequence ATGAGCAAATATGAAGCAGTTTCGAAGTTTTTCGATGAAACCAGGACCAACGCGTACCTGCGCGCGGCCCTGATGGAGACGGGAAGCGAAGACGATGTCATTGAAGTGGCGAAGAAATTCGGATACGACTTCACCAGCGCCGATGTCACCGCAGCCAAAGAGGAAAAATACGGCGCGGTGGACGACACCGCGATGAGCGGCATTGCCGGCGGCGCCGGGGTGGACTACACCGTGGATCCGATGCGCTACTGGGGAACCTCGCGGTGGGACGACTACTGGAGGGGCTACCCGGACGAAGGCGACCGATACAGCGGACGGGGACGGGGCTGA
- a CDS encoding porin translates to MMLISRTRLAAAVFLPLCLSVAPMTASAAKFKVKDGPTLDIFGFAQLGFEQYDRPNSSRDNLEFDTDRVRFGTKAKWGAWDGALHFDGNTNRSDTSGRTSLDRKIRDAFIRYKFSDAAQIKVGQYKTPIGMGFNISGTRLPLVKRTMASRLVLDRTIGAMMSGRHIGGSKETGGFGYDIGVFNSADRSPAGMIDRNQKGEDHSYAFRVMYDHGKMFHLQGSYGEIESAGGLAGETCADADDMTTGFQPSQVGCTAAAQVLDSEDYEVWDVGMIYKNGPIHLRAEYIDGENVDGRDEYDEQSWYVMAAYRFNDIVEGVVRYQDAECDNCDGVPNHDQDLDRFEAGLNFFLGPTERTGRLQLNYVSVGGDEEDYVGEAGGSDNRFDAVLGQLQLYF, encoded by the coding sequence ATGATGTTGATTTCCAGAACCCGGCTTGCCGCGGCGGTGTTTTTGCCGCTGTGCCTGTCGGTTGCACCGATGACGGCGTCCGCCGCCAAGTTCAAGGTCAAGGACGGGCCGACGCTTGATATTTTCGGCTTCGCCCAACTCGGCTTTGAGCAGTACGACAGACCGAACAGTTCGCGCGACAACCTTGAGTTTGACACCGACCGCGTTCGTTTCGGCACCAAGGCGAAGTGGGGCGCATGGGACGGCGCCCTGCATTTCGACGGCAACACAAACCGTTCCGACACCAGCGGCAGGACTTCGCTCGACCGCAAGATACGCGATGCGTTTATTCGCTACAAATTCAGCGATGCCGCGCAAATCAAGGTCGGCCAGTACAAGACGCCAATTGGCATGGGCTTCAACATCAGCGGCACCAGACTGCCGTTGGTCAAGCGGACAATGGCGAGCCGCCTGGTGCTCGACCGCACCATCGGCGCGATGATGAGCGGGCGCCACATCGGCGGCAGCAAGGAAACCGGCGGTTTCGGCTATGACATCGGCGTCTTCAACAGCGCCGACCGTTCGCCGGCGGGCATGATTGACCGGAATCAGAAAGGCGAGGACCACAGCTACGCCTTTCGCGTGATGTACGACCACGGCAAGATGTTTCATCTGCAGGGGTCTTACGGCGAGATTGAAAGTGCCGGAGGGCTGGCTGGAGAGACCTGCGCGGATGCCGACGACATGACCACCGGTTTTCAGCCGTCGCAGGTCGGCTGCACGGCGGCGGCTCAGGTGCTCGACAGCGAAGACTACGAAGTCTGGGATGTCGGCATGATCTACAAGAACGGGCCGATTCACCTGCGCGCCGAGTATATTGACGGCGAGAATGTGGACGGCAGGGACGAATACGACGAGCAATCGTGGTATGTGATGGCCGCCTACCGCTTCAACGACATCGTCGAGGGCGTGGTGCGCTACCAGGACGCGGAATGCGACAACTGCGACGGCGTTCCGAACCACGACCAGGACCTCGACCGTTTTGAGGCGGGCCTGAACTTCTTCCTCGGCCCCACCGAGCGCACGGGCCGCCTTCAGTTGAACTATGTCAGCGTCGGCGGTGACGAGGAAGACTATGTCGGCGAGGCCGGCGGCAGCGACAACCGCTTTGACGCCGTTCTTGGCCAGTTGCAACTGTACTTCTGA
- the soxA gene encoding sulfur oxidation c-type cytochrome SoxA, with translation MTGKILAGVLGAACFALAPAMLHADPQSDLEIYQRFFKQKYPDIPFMQFADGAYALNEQMRQNWEAIEEFPPYGPFVDSGEKLWGTPFANGKGYRDCFPEGPAMQHKFPRWDKEQGQVVTLSLALNQCRETHGEKKMKYKGSPLVDLLSYVAYQSRGKKINVVVPKDDPRALAAYQKGKDFYFTRRGQLNFSCAHCHFKNSGMSLRTDILSTAVGQTTGWPVYRSKWGTAGTLHRRYTGCNKQVRAKPFKRESEQYRNLEYFHTHMSNGLALNGPSARK, from the coding sequence ATGACCGGAAAAATACTCGCGGGCGTGCTCGGCGCGGCGTGTTTTGCGCTGGCGCCGGCGATGCTGCACGCCGACCCGCAAAGCGACCTGGAAATCTACCAGCGCTTCTTCAAGCAGAAATACCCCGACATCCCGTTCATGCAGTTTGCCGACGGCGCCTACGCGCTGAACGAGCAGATGCGCCAGAACTGGGAGGCCATCGAGGAATTCCCGCCGTACGGGCCTTTCGTTGACAGCGGCGAAAAACTGTGGGGCACGCCGTTTGCGAACGGCAAGGGTTACCGCGACTGCTTCCCCGAAGGGCCGGCGATGCAGCACAAGTTCCCGCGCTGGGACAAGGAGCAGGGCCAGGTCGTCACGCTGTCGCTGGCGCTGAACCAGTGCCGCGAGACGCACGGCGAGAAGAAGATGAAATACAAGGGCAGCCCGCTGGTGGATTTGCTGTCGTATGTCGCCTACCAGAGCCGCGGCAAGAAGATCAATGTCGTGGTGCCGAAAGACGACCCGCGCGCGCTCGCGGCCTATCAGAAGGGCAAGGATTTTTATTTCACGCGGCGCGGCCAGTTGAATTTCTCGTGCGCGCACTGCCATTTCAAGAACTCGGGCATGTCGCTGCGCACCGACATCCTCAGCACCGCCGTCGGCCAGACCACCGGGTGGCCGGTGTACCGCTCAAAGTGGGGCACCGCGGGCACCTTGCACCGCCGCTACACCGGGTGCAACAAGCAGGTGCGCGCCAAGCCGTTCAAGCGCGAGTCCGAGCAGTACCGCAATCTCGAGTACTTCCATACGCACATGAGCAACGGCCTGGCGCTGAACGGCCCGTCGGCGCGCAAGTGA
- the soxX gene encoding sulfur oxidation c-type cytochrome SoxX — MILRKTTSQTTSQTTGRTTGQTTGGTNGQLLAAAFAALLLAATASLADGHGAVEEGKALTFDRKKGNCLACHYIAGAVSPGNIGPALAGMKARYPKKEDLRARIWDVTEFAPEAMMPPFGRHKILSEDEITKITEYIYTL, encoded by the coding sequence TTGATACTGAGAAAAACAACGAGCCAGACAACGAGCCAAACAACGGGCCGGACAACGGGCCAAACCACAGGCGGCACCAACGGCCAACTGCTTGCGGCGGCGTTTGCGGCGCTGCTGCTGGCCGCGACCGCATCGCTGGCCGACGGCCACGGCGCCGTCGAGGAAGGCAAGGCGCTGACCTTCGACCGCAAGAAAGGCAACTGCCTGGCCTGCCACTACATCGCCGGCGCGGTGTCGCCCGGCAACATCGGGCCGGCGCTGGCCGGCATGAAGGCGCGTTATCCGAAGAAGGAGGACCTGCGCGCCCGCATCTGGGATGTGACGGAGTTCGCCCCCGAGGCCATGATGCCGCCCTTCGGCAGGCACAAAATCCTGTCCGAAGACGAAATCACCAAAATAACCGAATACATTTACACTTTGTAG
- a CDS encoding Nif11-like leader peptide family natural product precursor produces MSKYEAVTKFFEETKTNESLRAALTKTKNEDDVIEVAKKFGYDFTRSDVAAAKAQKYGAVDDAAMGGVAGGIVDCGEIDYTADPLRYWGTDRYHQYWHRPTTGKTGGGL; encoded by the coding sequence ATGAGCAAATATGAAGCAGTGACAAAGTTTTTCGAGGAAACAAAGACGAACGAAAGTTTGCGTGCGGCTTTGACGAAGACGAAAAACGAAGATGATGTGATTGAGGTGGCGAAGAAGTTCGGTTATGACTTTACCCGTTCGGATGTCGCCGCCGCCAAGGCGCAGAAGTACGGCGCGGTGGATGACGCCGCCATGGGCGGTGTCGCCGGCGGTATCGTTGACTGCGGTGAGATAGACTACACCGCGGACCCGCTGCGCTACTGGGGGACGGACCGGTACCACCAGTACTGGCATCGTCCGACCACGGGCAAGACGGGCGGCGGTCTCTGA
- a CDS encoding Nif11 family protein, giving the protein MSKQETVLNFFEEAKTNADLRAALADAGDGSGVIEVAKQYGYDFGLSDIADAARSKRGGDDEGALDDTAMSGISGGAGVDYTVDPMRYWGTSQWDDYWRGYPDEGERPRGRGRGG; this is encoded by the coding sequence ATGAGCAAGCAGGAAACCGTTCTCAACTTCTTTGAGGAAGCCAAAACCAACGCCGATTTGCGCGCCGCTTTGGCGGATGCGGGAGACGGCAGCGGTGTGATTGAAGTCGCAAAGCAGTATGGCTACGACTTCGGCCTTTCCGACATCGCCGACGCCGCCAGAAGCAAGCGCGGCGGAGACGACGAAGGCGCGCTGGACGATACCGCGATGAGCGGCATTTCCGGCGGCGCCGGGGTGGACTACACCGTGGATCCGATGCGCTACTGGGGCACCTCGCAGTGGGACGACTACTGGAGGGGTTACCCGGACGAAGGCGAGCGCCCCCGGGGCCGGGGCCGCGGCGGATAA
- the soxY gene encoding thiosulfate oxidation carrier protein SoxY produces the protein MNLKRRQIIRGGLAAAAAALLPQSLWAAVWPQKAFESKKIADTISSLTGGAAVSEDGRIAIKAPEIAENGAVVPVGVSADMDNVQTIAILVDNNPLPLTSSYELQGASSPEVSTRIKMLKTSDVIALVKADGKYYSASKNVKVTIGGCGG, from the coding sequence ATGAATCTCAAACGCAGACAAATTATTCGCGGCGGCCTCGCCGCCGCAGCCGCGGCGCTGCTGCCGCAATCGCTGTGGGCCGCGGTGTGGCCGCAGAAGGCCTTCGAGTCGAAGAAAATCGCCGACACCATCAGCAGTCTGACCGGCGGCGCCGCCGTCAGCGAGGACGGGCGCATCGCCATCAAGGCGCCGGAAATCGCCGAGAACGGCGCGGTGGTTCCGGTCGGCGTCAGCGCCGACATGGACAATGTGCAGACCATCGCGATTCTGGTGGACAACAACCCGCTGCCGCTGACATCCAGTTATGAATTGCAGGGCGCGTCTTCGCCGGAAGTCTCGACCCGCATCAAGATGCTGAAGACATCCGATGTCATCGCGCTGGTCAAGGCCGACGGCAAATACTACAGCGCCAGCAAGAATGTCAAGGTGACCATCGGCGGCTGCGGCGGCTGA
- the soxZ gene encoding thiosulfate oxidation carrier complex protein SoxZ: MAKKLKVRTKQEGGYTVVKTLITHPMETGLRKGSDGKLVPAHFIKEVVFKAGGKVVFRAHWGTGIARNPYLSFRFKGAGAGDDLEIAWVDNTGESDTTTVKIK, from the coding sequence ATGGCAAAGAAACTGAAAGTGCGGACCAAGCAGGAAGGCGGCTACACCGTCGTCAAGACGCTGATTACGCACCCGATGGAGACCGGCCTTCGCAAAGGCTCGGACGGCAAACTGGTGCCGGCGCATTTCATCAAGGAAGTGGTGTTCAAGGCCGGCGGCAAGGTGGTGTTCCGGGCGCACTGGGGCACCGGCATCGCCAGGAACCCGTATTTGTCGTTCCGCTTCAAGGGCGCCGGCGCCGGCGACGACCTTGAAATCGCGTGGGTGGACAACACCGGCGAATCCGACACCACCACGGTGAAAATCAAATGA
- a CDS encoding heme-binding protein has product MTTGRLPAAAAVFALLCGAAFAADDKARPYLETRMLSAELSARAANQALAACTEKGWQVAVAVVSREGHLSHFARHPLAGPHTITISRKKAYTAAVARVPTHSVADIEQLNFMRRMTTMRGGVPISVGGYFYGGIGVSGATSEDDEVCAQAGVEAVAEELEFGE; this is encoded by the coding sequence ATGACGACAGGGCGCTTGCCCGCCGCTGCCGCGGTGTTCGCGCTGTTGTGCGGCGCCGCGTTCGCGGCGGACGACAAGGCAAGGCCGTACCTGGAAACGCGCATGCTGTCGGCGGAACTGTCGGCGCGCGCGGCCAACCAGGCGCTGGCCGCGTGCACTGAAAAAGGCTGGCAGGTGGCCGTCGCCGTGGTGTCGCGCGAGGGCCATCTGTCGCATTTCGCGCGCCACCCGCTGGCCGGCCCGCACACCATCACCATCAGCCGCAAAAAGGCCTACACGGCGGCGGTCGCGCGCGTGCCGACGCACAGCGTCGCCGATATTGAACAACTCAATTTCATGCGGCGCATGACGACGATGCGCGGCGGCGTGCCGATTTCGGTCGGCGGTTATTTCTACGGCGGCATCGGCGTGTCGGGCGCGACCAGCGAAGACGACGAGGTCTGCGCGCAGGCCGGCGTTGAGGCGGTCGCCGAGGAACTGGAGTTCGGCGAGTAA
- a CDS encoding SoxXA-binding protein yields MTRQSDAAQSRRLTERQPAAAWSRRLTASLLVGVALFSVVVLTGAGKGDRAAFDRLHGEAEKARQKADSIGGEWRDTAKFLKQAKAAADAGKLGDAMKLARKAKEEGELGYRQASSQKGNVQVPSYLK; encoded by the coding sequence ATGACAAGACAATCCGACGCCGCTCAATCGCGGCGGCTCACAGAGCGGCAGCCCGCCGCCGCCTGGTCGCGGCGGCTCACGGCGAGCCTTCTTGTGGGGGTGGCGCTGTTTTCGGTGGTGGTGTTGACGGGCGCCGGCAAGGGCGACCGGGCGGCGTTTGACCGCCTGCACGGCGAGGCCGAGAAGGCGCGGCAGAAGGCCGACTCCATCGGCGGCGAATGGCGCGACACCGCCAAATTCCTGAAGCAGGCCAAGGCCGCCGCCGACGCCGGCAAACTCGGCGACGCGATGAAACTGGCGCGCAAGGCGAAGGAAGAAGGCGAGTTGGGCTACCGCCAGGCGAGTTCACAGAAAGGCAACGTGCAGGTTCCTTCCTACTTGAAGTAG
- the soxB gene encoding thiosulfohydrolase SoxB → MHLSRRQFLTVLGNGVIAGVVGRAPALSADAAGLSRYGNLRLLHFTDCHAQLLPSWFREPGVNLGVGGAANRAPHLVGGNLLRRFDITDARFAHALTHLDFERAARKYGKVGGFAHLATLVKRLRADAGGASLLLDGGDTWQGSGTAYWTRGRDMIGAANLLGVDVMTGHWEFTYHDREVLDNIGRFNGDFIAHNVSLTEEGLFEDQPAHDAAGGHVFKPYTVKRAGDARVAVIGQAFPYTPIANPSRFIPYWTFGIREAALQKLVRRVRDKEKPDAVVLLSHNGMDVDLKLAARVAGLDAILGGHTHDGVPGAIEVSNAGGMTLVTNAGCNGKFLGVMDLDIRRRRVAGYRYRLLPVFSNLIKADAAMSDYIAEVRKPYRKRLDEPLARSETLLYRRDNFEGTFDRLICDALRERLDAQIALSPGFRWGTSILPGEMIRMENVLDQTCMTYPETYVTEMTGEQLKLVFEDVCDNLFNPDPYRQQGGDMVRAGGLHYTCDPLAGAGRRISGMRLDDGALIDPGKRYKVAGWATVRSRSAGEPVWDVVAAYLRDRKTVAPSGRRPKLLNVAGNQGAGA, encoded by the coding sequence TTGCATCTTTCCCGGCGCCAGTTCCTGACGGTACTCGGAAACGGCGTCATCGCCGGCGTCGTCGGGCGCGCGCCGGCGCTGTCGGCGGACGCCGCCGGCCTTTCCCGCTACGGCAACCTGCGGCTGCTGCATTTCACCGACTGCCACGCGCAACTGCTGCCGTCGTGGTTTCGCGAGCCGGGCGTCAATCTCGGCGTCGGCGGCGCCGCCAACCGCGCGCCGCACCTGGTCGGCGGCAATCTGCTGCGCCGTTTTGACATCACCGACGCGCGCTTCGCCCACGCGCTGACCCACCTTGACTTCGAGCGCGCCGCGCGCAAATACGGCAAGGTCGGCGGCTTCGCCCACCTGGCGACGCTGGTCAAGCGCCTGCGCGCCGACGCCGGCGGCGCCAGTCTGCTGCTTGACGGCGGCGACACCTGGCAGGGTTCGGGCACCGCCTACTGGACGCGGGGCCGCGACATGATCGGCGCCGCCAACCTGCTCGGCGTTGATGTGATGACCGGCCACTGGGAATTCACCTACCACGACCGCGAGGTGCTCGACAACATCGGGCGCTTCAACGGCGATTTCATCGCCCACAATGTCAGCCTGACCGAAGAGGGCCTGTTTGAAGACCAGCCCGCCCACGACGCCGCCGGCGGCCATGTTTTCAAACCCTACACGGTCAAGCGCGCCGGCGATGCCCGCGTCGCCGTCATCGGCCAGGCGTTTCCGTACACGCCGATAGCAAACCCGTCGCGCTTTATTCCGTACTGGACTTTCGGCATCCGCGAGGCGGCGCTGCAAAAACTGGTGCGGCGCGTGCGCGACAAGGAAAAACCCGACGCCGTCGTGCTGCTGTCGCACAACGGCATGGATGTGGACCTGAAACTGGCGGCGCGGGTCGCCGGCCTTGACGCGATACTCGGCGGCCACACGCACGACGGCGTGCCCGGCGCCATTGAAGTCTCCAACGCCGGCGGCATGACGCTGGTGACCAACGCCGGCTGCAACGGCAAGTTCCTCGGCGTGATGGACCTGGACATCCGCCGCCGCCGCGTGGCCGGCTACCGCTACCGCCTGCTGCCGGTGTTCTCCAACCTGATCAAGGCGGACGCGGCGATGAGCGACTACATCGCCGAAGTCAGAAAGCCGTACCGCAAGCGCCTGGACGAGCCGCTCGCGCGCAGCGAGACGCTGCTTTACCGGCGCGACAATTTTGAGGGCACCTTCGACCGCCTGATTTGCGACGCGCTGCGCGAAAGGCTGGACGCGCAGATTGCGCTGTCGCCGGGGTTCCGGTGGGGAACGAGCATCCTGCCGGGCGAGATGATTCGCATGGAGAATGTGCTCGACCAGACCTGCATGACCTATCCGGAGACTTATGTAACCGAGATGACCGGCGAGCAGTTGAAACTCGTGTTTGAGGATGTGTGCGACAATCTGTTCAACCCGGACCCGTACCGGCAGCAGGGCGGCGACATGGTGCGCGCCGGCGGACTGCACTACACCTGCGACCCGCTGGCCGGCGCCGGGCGGCGCATTTCCGGCATGCGCCTGGACGACGGCGCGCTGATTGATCCGGGCAAACGCTACAAGGTGGCGGGCTGGGCGACGGTTCGCTCGCGCTCCGCCGGCGAGCCGGTGTGGGATGTGGTGGCGGCGTATTTGCGCGACCGCAAGACGGTGGCGCCGTCCGGACGCCGCCCGAAATTACTGAATGTGGCGGGCAACCAGGGCGCCGGAGCCTGA